In the Ursus arctos isolate Adak ecotype North America unplaced genomic scaffold, UrsArc2.0 scaffold_5, whole genome shotgun sequence genome, one interval contains:
- the LOC113261881 gene encoding olfactory receptor 6M1-like, producing METGNWTLVTEFILMGMPTTRALGVLLFLIFLLAYLVTVLGNTLIITLILLDYRLHSPMYFFLSNLSFSEVLTTTSAVPKMLADFLSERKSISFGGCFTQYYFYFLSGCTEFIIFAVMSYDRYVAICSPLQYPVIMTSSLCVHLVILSWVGGFLLLLPSTILKAGLPYCGPNVIDHFFCDSAPLLHLACADIRVIELLDFLTSLVLLLSSLSLTVVSYVYIISTILKIPSGQGQRKAFATCASHFTVVSMGYGISIFIYVRPSQKSSLHLNKILFILSTVITPLLNPFIFSLRNETMKDALKDSLAKGQNFLHQMRSK from the coding sequence ATGGAAACAGGCAATTGGACATTGGTGACTGAGTTTATTCTTATGGGAATGCCAACGACTAGAGCCCTTGGGGTCCTcctgttcttgatttttttattggcCTATTTGGTGACAGTCCTTGGAAACACCCTCATCATTACCCTGATTCTCCTGGATTACAGGCTTCACtcacccatgtatttcttcctcagcAATCTCTCTTTCAGTGAAGTATTAACTACCACCTCTGCTGTTCCCAAGATGCTGGCAGATTTcctgtcagagagaaagagcatttcATTTGGTGGATGCTTCACCCAGTACTATTTCTACTTCCTTTCTGGATGCACGGAGTTCATCATTTTTGCAGTCATGTCCtatgatcgctatgtggccatttGCAGCCCCCTTCAGTACCCTGTGATTATGACCAGCTCACTCTGTGTGCATCTTGTTATCCTCTCATGGGTGGGtggctttctcctccttctcccatccACTATCCTTAAGGCTGGGCTTCCATACTGTGGCCCCAATGTGATCGATCACTTTTTCTGTGACAGTGCCCCCCTCCTCCACTTGGCCTGTGCTGACATCCGTGTCATTGAACTCTTGGACTTCCTCACCTCTCTTGTCCTGCtcctcagctccctctccctcaccgtGGTCTCCTATGTTTACATCATCTCCACCATTCTGAAGATACCCTCAGGACAAGGTCAACGCAAAGCCTTTGCCACCTGTGCGTCTCACTTCACTGTGGTCTCCATGGGCTATGGGATCTCCATTTTTATCTATGTCCGGCCCTCCCAGAAGAGCAGCTTGCATCTTAACAAGATCCTCTTTATCCTCTCTACTGTCATCACACCActcctgaaccccttcatctTCAGTCTACGGAATGAAACCATGAAAGATGCACTGAAGGACAGCTTGGCCAAGGGCCAGAACTTCCTCCATCAGATGAGGTCCAAGTGA